CCTTGCTGAACAATAGCGGCAAACACGAACAATAGAGGAATCACGATAATAAAAGTGAGTACCACACAAGAGAGAAATGAAACGAGGTTTTTGTGTTGAGGGAGCTTGCTTTCAATCCACTCATGAATCGGAAACATAAGCAGTGACAGAATAAATGCCATCACAATAGAGTTAACATAGGGCTCGATCAACAAAAAGCAAGCAAAGGCAGACGCTAACAGAGCGGCGACCAAAACCCAGTGTCCTGACGTAATTTTAACTTTTTCTGTCACAGTAGTGTCCAATTTATAGTTCAGATATACAGTATAACAAGGTGCTTGGTTCAAATGATCTGAATCCTGCATCTTGAAGTCACTTGAGTATATAATGGCTTGATACCTAAGCGACTTCAAGATGCTGATTTGAGAGTTTGAGACTCTTTCTAAGTCATCTTAATACGATAGGTGAGCCCGCATTGAAAAGGATAGGGCATTTTTTGCCAGTTAGTGTCAATCTACTGTGCAGGTTAGGTCTTGGTTTGAATGGCGAGAGAGGCAAGTGATGGGATGTTGTAATAACGATAAATGCAGTGGTGAAAATGCAAAAGCGAGTAAAAAGCGCATTCCTTGGTTTGCGTTGCTGATCTCAGCTTTGGTGCTGCTCGTTGCTGTTTACTGGCAATAAAAAGGCTGCCTAAGCAGCCTTATCTTGAAGATGTGATTATTTAGCTTCTTGAGCAAGAATAGCAAAGCAACGATCTGCTGCGCTGAGCGTCGCTTCAATTTCTTTGCTGCCATGAGCCAGAGAAGTAAAGCTAGCCTCAAATGCTGATGGCGCAAGATAAACACCGTAATCAAGCATCAAGTGGAAGAAACGCTTGAAGCGCTCAACATCACACTTAGTCACATCTTCGTAGCAAGTTACCGTTTCTTGGTCAGTAAAGAAGAAACCAAACATACCGCCAACTTGGTTTACCACTAGTGGAACACCATGTTTATCTGCCAACTGTTTAAAGCCTTCCGCTAACTGTTTAGTGATGTAAGCTAAACGCTCTTCGTTGCCTTCCGCGCGCAGTACATTTAGACAAGCAAAGCCTGCCGCCATGGCCACAGGGTTACCTGAAAGCGTACCCGCTTGGTAAACTGGACCTGTTGGTGCAATGTATTGCATCACGTCACGACGACCACCAAATGCCCCTACAGGCATTCCACCACCAATCACTTTACCAAGTGTGGTTAGATCCGGTTTGATGTTGTAATGAGCTTGAGCGCCACCAAGTGCTACGCGGAAACCAGTCATTACCTCGTCGAAGATCAATAGTGCGCCTTCTTGGTCACAGATTTCGCGTAGGCCTTGGTGGAAACCGTCAACTGGAGGAATGCAGTTCATGTTGCCGGCTACAGGCTCAACGATAATACAAGCGATCTCGTCTTTGTTAGCCGCAAATAGTTCACGTACAGAGTCAAGGTCATTAAAGGTTGCCGTTAGTGTGTACTTCGCAAAATCAGCCGGTACGCCTGGAGAGCTTGGTTGACCGAGCGTTAACGCACCAGAACCTGCTTTTACCAATAGGCTATCAGCGTGACCATGGTAGCAACCTTCAAATTTGATGATTTTGTCACGGCCAGTAAAACCTCGAGCTAAGCGAATTGCGCTCATGGTTGCTTCTGTACCTGAGCTCACCATGCGAACTTGTTCCATCGACGGAACCAACTCGCTTACCAACTCTGCCATGTTGATTTCAAGTTCTGTTGGTGCTCCGAAGCTCAAACCACGTTGCGCTGCGGCAATAACAGCTTCGCGAATAGCGACATGGTTATGGCCAAGAATCATTGGTCCCCAAGAGCCGACGTAGTCAATGTAAGCTTTACCGTCTGCATCAAAAATTAGAGGGCCATCAGCACGTTCAACAAATACTGGTGCGCCACCAACGCCGTTAAAAGCTCGAACAGGGGAGTTTACGCCGCCTGGAATGGTTTTTTGCGCTTTTTCATATAGGTCTGCTGATTTGGTCATTGAAATATCCTCTTTTGATTGCTCGGACCAAGTAGGTGGGCATTGTACCCCTCCTCACGAGGATGAAAAACGTTTTCCAACAAAATCTGGGTAAATTAAGATCTAACTTACGGAATGCTAATTTATAGAATCATTACTTTACGCATTCAATTACTCAATCGGCGGTGAATACTTGAACGCTGCACTCAGGTATTAGATAATCACGCTATCAATAAAACAAAACTGCTGCACAAACTATGACCCGACTCAGGCGATTCATAAGCAGTAGAGACAAGTGAGAGAGGTCGGTGTGAGCGAAGCCAATATTCCCCTAACATTTTCTGATGCAGCCGCGAAGCGCGTAAACACTTTGATTGCTGAAGAAGAAAACCCAAATTTAAAGCTACGCGTTTACATCACTGGTGGTGGCTGTAGTGGTTTTCAGTATGGTTTTACCTTCGATGAAAATGTGAATGATGGTGATACCACGATTGTAAACAGCGGTGTGACGCTGGTGGTTGACCCTATGAGTCTACAGTACCTGATTGGTGGCGAAGTTGATTATACCGAAGGTCTGGAAGGATCGCGTTTCTTCGTCAACAACCCTAATGCCACGACGACTTGCGGTTGTGGTGCGTCATTTAGCGTTTAACGCCCAGCAAGACGTTAGAGTGAAAAGCTGCCAATGGCAGCTTTTATTTTACCTATTGCATAAATTGAACAAATAATGATCAGTGTCATATTTGTTGTCGTTATAGAAAAGAGAATATTTTGTAAACTTGTCATCTCAATCAAGCTTGTTATGCTAGCCAAGAAGAAAAGATTAATGTGGTCCTTTTTGAACAAAAAACTATAAAAAACAGTAAAAAGGAATCTTAAGCACGCTGGATGTCGCTTATGTAGTTTTAAGGATAGTTATGGCTAAGTTGTCTATATTTCGTTTTTTATCAGTCCGACCTGTTTTTATCTCGCTAATTTTAGTTGTTCTGCTAGGTATATGGTTGGCAATGGGCGTCAACTCACACTCTCAAGAAGTGACGCCATCCACTGCAGAGCAAGAGAGAGAAGTTCCTCTTGCCCGAGTCTCCTTCAATACGTTTAACGCCCAATCGACGCATAAAACGATTGACCTTTACGGGCGAACCGCACCCGATCGCGAAGCGAAATTAGGGGCGGAAATTGCAGGCAAAATCGTCAATCTTGTCGTCAATAAAGGTGACCGAGTCAAACGCAACCAAGTGATTGCGGTGATTGATAAAGGTGATCTGGCGATTCAACTCAAACGGGCTGAAGCGATGCTTACGGTTCGTGAGAAAGAGTTTAAAGCAGCGCAATCACTGAAAAGCAAAGGCTTGCAAGGTGAAGTTGCGTTTGCGAATGCACAAGCACTATTGGTCGAAGCCAAAGCAGTTGTGAGTAATGCCAAGTTGGCTCTACGTAATACTCAGGTCAAAGCACCGTTTGATGGCGTGGTTGATCACCTCTTTATCGAGCAAGGAGACTTTGTTGGCATCGGTGATCCGGTCGCGACCTTAATTGATCTGGATAAGATCGTGATTGAAGCTGATGTGAGTGAGCGGCATATCCAAGAGATCAAAATTAACCAACCTGCGACCGTTCGCTTTATTAATGGGCAAACCACTCAAGGTGTGGTGCGTTATATTGCGCGAGTCTCATCCTCTTCGACAAATACATTCCCAATTGAAGTGGAAGTCGAAAATCCACAACAACTTATTCCTGCAGGTGTGAGTACTGAGGTTGAGTTGAACCTTCAAGACCAATTGGCGGTCAAGATCACGCCAGCCATGTTAGCGCTAGATGAGGCGGGCAATCTTGGCGTAAAAACCTTGATTGAGCAAAATACGGTGAAGTTTATACCGATCCAGTTGGTCAAAGCAGAGCAAGATGGCGTGTGGCTGACAGGATTGGGTGAGCAAGTCGATATTATTACGACAGGACAAGGTTTTGTTCGCGATGGTGACCAAGTGATTGCGGTGCCAAGCACTGAGTCAAAAGCTCAATAGGGGGTCGCATGTTTAGTCTAATTGATGCGGCGCTTTCTCGTACGCGAACCATGATGGTGCTGTTGGTGTTTATTTTGATTGCTGGTGTGATCACTTATGTCACCATCCCCAAAGAGTCGAGTCCTGATATCACCATTCCCATTATTTATGTATCAGTAGGACACCAAGGTATTTCACCGGTTGATGCTGAACGTCTGTTGGTGCGCCCGATTGAGCAAGAATTGCGCTCAATTGAAGGGGTGAAAGAGATGACGGCAACGGCCTCTGAGGGACATGCCTCAGTTATGTTGGAGTTCTCCGTCGGCGTGGATCTCAACAAAGCCATGGCAGATGTGCGTGAAGCGGTTGACCTCGCTAAGCCCAAACTACCTGAAGATAGTGATGAGCCTACGGTTAATGAAGTGACTCTGGCGGCAGAAGAGCCCGTCTTGTCTTTGGTGCTCTATGGAACTGTGCCAGAGCGCACAATTGTCCAAATCGCCCGTCGATTGCAAGATAAGCTAGAAAGCTATCGCCAAGTGCTTGAAGTGGATATCGCGGGTGACCGTGAAGATATTGTCGAAATTATCGTTGATCCGCTTTTGATGGAAAGTTATGGCTTGGATCAAGCGGATATTTACAACCTGATTGCCCTCAATAACCGCGTGGTGGCAGCCGGATTTGTTGATACCGGATATGGACGCTTCTCGGTCAAAGTCCCTTCGGTATTTGATTCGATCAAAGATGTCCTAGAACTGCCAATTAAAGTCGATGGCAAGCAAGTGATTACTTTTGCTGATGTTGCGACCGTTCGACGCGCGTTTCGTGATCCGGAAAGCTATGCCCGTTTAGATGGTGAGTCAGCCGTTGTTCTTGACGTAAGTAAACGAGCTGGTGAAAACATTATTGAGACTGTGGCTCTGGTTAAAGCGGTATTAAGTGAGGCGCAAAAGAGCACTCAGTGGCCCGATAATTTATTGGTTAAATACACCTGGGATCAGTCAGACGATGTCAAAATGATGTTGAATGACCTGCAAAACAATATTTTGTCAGCGATCATCTTAGTGGTGATTGTGATCATCGCGATTCTAGGTATGCGAACCGCATTGTTGGTGGGTATATCTATACCGGGGTCTTTTCTTGCTGGCTTACTCGCGCTGTCAGTGTTTGGTGTCACCATTAATATTATCGTGTTGTTCTCCTTTATTATGGCGGTTGGCATGCTGGTTGATGGTGCGATTGTGGTCACGGAGTTTGCTGACAGGCGTATGCAAGAAGGGACACCGAGAAAACAAGCCTATCGTGATGCAGCAAAGCGGATGGCTTGGCCTATTACCGCCTCAACGGCCACAACGTTAGCGGCGTTTGCTCCACTGCTATTTTGGCCTGATATCACTGGCGAGTTTATGAAATTTCTCCCACTGACTTTGATTGCGACGCTGTTTGCCTCCTTGGTGATGGCCATGCTGTTCGTTCCGGTGCTTGGGGGGATGTTTGGCAAACCACAACATGTCACTCAGGTGAGCAGAGAGCGTATGGTTGCTCTGCATGACGGAGATTTTTCTCAGGCTACAGGGATTACTAAGCTTTATTATCAAACGCTTAATGTTGCTTTGAGCCATCCTGTCAAAATTCTATTGTTGGCGGTTGCATTAGCATTTGGGGTTGGTGCAGCTTATAACAAGGCCGGGCTTGGCGCCGAGTTTTTCCCTGAAGTTGACCCGCCATTTTTTACCGTAAAAGTGCGTTCATACGGTGATCTATCGATCAACGAAAAAGATAACATCATGCGCGATATTGAACAGATGATGTTGGGGCATGATGAGTTTGAAAGTGTCTACACTCGCACTGGCGGGGATGATGAAATCGGTCAGATCCAAATCACTCCCGTTGATTGGCAGTATCGTCGCAAAGTCAAAACCATCATTGAAGAACTTAAGCAACAAACTGACCAATATGCAGGTGTTGAGATTGAGTACAAATTCCCAGATGCGGGTCCACCTGTGGAAAGTGATTTGGTGATTGAAATGTCCGCTCTCAACTTAAATGATCTCGATAGCGCGGCAAAGCAAGTTCGTGAGTGGGCGAATAACTACGCTGCACTGACCAATATTAGTGACAACTCAAGCAAAGATGGGATTGATTGGCAGATTGATATTCGCCGTGATGATGCTTCTCGCTTTGCCGCCGATGCCACCCTAGTGGGTAATACGGTGCAGTTTGTTACCAATGGTTTGAAAATAGGCGATTACCTGCCAGACGATTCGAATGAAGAAGTCGATATCATTGTTCGTTATCCAGAAGATAAGCGTGATATCGGCAAGTTTGATGAGCTGCGAGTTAAGACGGCGATGGGGATGGTACCTCTGACTAACTTTGCGAGTATCGTACCAGACCATAAGCAAGATACGATTCATCGCGTCGATGGGCATCGCATCATAAGCATCAAGGCAGACATAAAAGAGGGCTACAACCTTGCCCTTGAGTTGCCCAAGATTGATGAGGCGCTGAGCCAAATTGATTTTGTTGATGGTGTGGAGTTTAAGTTGCGTGGGCAAAACGAAGAGCAAGAGAATTCATCCGCGTTTTTGCAGTCAGCCTTCTTAGTTGCATTAGTCGTGATGGCGCTGATCCTAATTACTCAGTTCAATAGTTTTTATCAAGCGTTCTTGATCTTAAGCGCAGTGTTATTCTCAACTGTTGGGGTTTTTGCAGGATTACTGATCTTCCAACGTCCTTTTGGGGTCGTGATGTCAGGGATCGGCGTGATTGCCCTTGCGGGGATCGTGGTCAACAACAATATTGTATTGATTGATACCTACAATCAGTTGCGTCGGCGCGGCCTAGAGAAGCGAGAAGCAATATTACGCACAGGTGTTCAACGTTTAAGACCCGTCTTGCTCACTACGGTGACCACGATTTTAGGGTTACTACCCATGGTGTTGGAGATGAACATCGATCTGATCAATCAGAAAGTGGAGTTTGGTGCGCCAAGTACTCAATGGTGGTCACAACTAGCGACAGCAGTGTCTGGTGGGTTGGCGTTTGCTACCTTGCTCACTCTGGTGCTGACGCCTTGTTTGTTGATGTTAGGGCGAAATCAATTACCACAAGAGGATGACTCGCCGGTCGCTGCTGAGCAACCGTAAAATACTCAAGTGACTCTCGTAGAACTAAAAATAAAAAGCGCTGAATGATCAGCGCTTTTTTTCTAATTGTATGCCAACAGTTCGCGGTAGCGTTCCAGTTTCTTTAAACGTAGGTCGGCGTTTGCCATAAAGGTTTGCTTCGCTTTCCCGGTGAGAGATTTTGATTGTGGCAATTTTACGGTGCGAGCATTTTTATGTACGCCATTAACCAAAAACTCGTAATGGAGATGAGGACCGGTTACACGCCCAGTGCCACCTAAGGTACCAATAGTTTGTCCTTGTTTTACCCGCTGACCAGTTTTGACCATCCGGCGTTGTAGGTGTAGGTATTTGGTGATGTAGGTATTGCTGTGTTTTATAAACACATAGTTACCGTTGAACTGGTTGTAACTTGATTTTTGCACAATACCATCGCCAGCAGCCCAGATTGGTGTACCTACAGGTGCGGCGTAATCCGTCCCTCGGTGCGCTCGGACTTTCCCTGTGACTGGATGGCGTCGAGTTGGATTAAAGTTAGAAGTCACACGACGAAAATCGAGCGGAGAGCGGAGAAACGCTTTCTTCATTGCTCGACCATTCTCATCAAAATAGTTACCGGTTTTATCATCCAAAATGGCTTTAAATGTATCGCCTTGGTTGGTAAAAATTGCGGCGATAATTTGACCGCGCTCTACCACTTCACCTTCAACAATCTTTTCTTGGTAAAGAATCTTAAAGCTATCTCCTGAGCGAATATCGAGCGCGAAGTCAATATCCCAACCGAAGATACCGGCTAGCTCCATGATCTGATTTGCGGTTAATCCTGCGGACTTTGCAGCATTCCAGAAGTTAGAAGTGATCGAGGCTTCTGCGTAGTTGTATTGATAGTTGACCTCTTTGCTCTCGATGCCGCCTTGGTAGCCATCCGCTGTTTGGGTGATGACATAAGCTTCATAAGTATTAATTGGGCGTCGGATCTGCACTAAGTCATTATTGGCATCAAAACCAAACTGTAATACGTCACCGGGACGTAGCTTGGTTAACTGCGCTTTAATTTCTTTTCCCGAATTCGTTAGGTTATACAGCAGTCGTGATGAGAGTCCGGCGCGTTGGAAGACAACTGCAGCACTTTCACCAGAACCGACAGTAAACTTTTTCCACTCAAGTTGAGCCAATGGAGAAGTTTGCGTCGCGAGCGTTAAATTGGCGCCTTCAATTTCCAATGGATAAATTTTACCCACGTCGTAAAAGCCTTTTTCTTGGCGCAAAGACTGAGGTTCGGGTAATGCGAGCGCAACACCGATCAAGGCAATAAATAGGATAATCAGCGCTCGATGAATCCTTGGTAATCGAGCAAAAAGAGACAACATCGTATGTCCGTACTAAAAATTCGACAAAAAAAGCTAACTGCCTAGTCTAACTGGTTTCAAAAAGCATCGCTATTCAAGTAAGATGTAAAATTATCGAATTTTTGCCAAATCTGTGGGAGTGAACAAGAATGGCGAGTATTGAAGCAGCACTGGCCGAGATTAAGCGCGGTGTAGAAGAACTGATCCCTGAAGATGAACTGATTGCGAAGCTGAAAGAGGGACGTCCTCTTCGCATTAAGCTAGGTGCCGATCCAACAGCACCAGATATCCATCTTGGTCATACGGTTATTTTTAACAAACTGCGCACGTTCCAAGAGCTTGGACACGAAGTTACCTTCCTAATTGGTGACTTTACTGCGATGGTTGGTGACCCATCAGGTAAAAATACTACCCGTCCACCGCTAAGCCGTGAACAGGTTCTACAAAATGCAGAAACGTATAAAGAGCAGGTGTTCAAGATTCTTGACCCAGCTAAAACGACGATTTCATTTAACTCTGAGTGGCTATCTGAACTAGGCGCTGAGGGTATGATCCGCCTTGCTTCGCACCAAACTGTGGCGCGTATGCTAGAACGTGATGATTTTAAAAAGCGTTATGCTGGTGGTCAGCCAATTGCTATTCATGAGTTTATGTATCCGCTGCTTCAAGGTTATGACTCAGTTGCAATGGAAACTGACGTAGAGCTAGGTGGTACTGACCAGAAGTTCAACCTGCTAATGGGTCGTGAACTGCAAAAAGCTAATGGTCAAAAACCGCAAGCAGTACTGATGATGCCTCTTCTTGTTGGCCTAGATGGCGAGAAGAAGATGTCTAAGTCAGCAAACAACTACATCGGTATCAGCGAAGCACCAAGCGAGATGTTTGGTAAGATCATGTCAATCTCTGACGATCTAATGTGGAGCTACTACGAGCTACTATCATTCCGCCCGCTGGGTGAGATTGTACAGTTCAAAGCGGATGTAGCTGAAGGCAAAAACCCACGCGACATCAAAATCTTGCTTGCGAAAGAGATCATCGCTCGCTTCCACACTGAAGCAGATGCAGACGCTGCAGAGCAAGAGTTCATCAACCGTTTTGCTAAAAACCAAATTCCTGAAGATATGCCAGAGTTTGAGTTTGCAGCAGAAACGCCAGTGGCTAACTTGCTAAAAGAAGCGGGTCTATGTGCTTCAACTTCTGATGCAATGCGCATGGTTAAGCAAGGCGCGGCGAAGATGGATGGTGAAAAAGTTGCTGATGCAAAACTAACACCAGCAGCGGGCACTTATGTATTCCAAGTGGGTAAACGTAAGTTTGCTCGTATTACGATTAAGTAATCATTTATCTATGATTAATAAAGCGCCGTTATCGGCGCTTTTTTTATGCTATTTATCGCGATTTTTGTCTGTAATTTCAGCACAGTTTTGCTATCATGCTCGCGCTGCGAGAAGTGCAGCGATTTTGGAGACTTTTATGAACAATACCGACCATCCCCCTAGTATGAGGGGAGAAAAATAACCCGCTTCGGTATTGGCGTTTCCTCGTCTCTACCCAACGGGTAGAGCATCTTTTTGATCCCTCTTTTATTTTTCTCCTCTCTTTTCTAGATTCCAATATAGCCTTAATCAGAGTTCACTGTGTTGAGTTGTCGCTCATCAGGGAGCTGGGTGTTTTTCTGTTTTTGTCGGCAGACATCAGTGGGTGGCTATATTTGATGGTCGTTACCTTAAGCTAATCGGGAGATTCGCCCATGACGGTAATGAATAACATCTACGTGGAAAACTCACCAAACTTTTCAGTTGAGGAAATTGGTGCTGCAAGGAATGCATTTTTAAAATATGACCAAGCGCAGCAAGTTGATCTTCTCAAGGTTATGCCATTAGAAGAAGCGGTCGCGATCTTGCAGCATTGCTCAGTGGGCTATGTACAGCGGCTGATCTCTGATTTGGCGTTGCAGGGTAAAGATAAGTTGGCACGCCACTACGCAAACCGATTGGGATTGATTTACTCAGAAGGTATGCCAAGTCAAAGTTACTTGACCACCTCAGTTGGACAGCACGTTAAACAACGCATCGGTTGGATCATTGGTCTAGCACTTATGGGGATCTTATCTGGGCTTATTATCGCTCAATATGAAGATACCTTAAGTCAACTGGTGCTATTGGCGGTTTACATGCCTGTTATCGCTGCGGCGGGGGGCAATACCGGTACTCAAGCTGCAACGATAGTAATTCGTGGTCTGGCAACAGGAGAGATACGTAAACGGCAGTGGTTGTCCGTGTTGTGGAAAGAGAGCCGTGTGGCGATTTGCTTAGCCGTTGCTGTCGCGCTAGTGATTGTTGGACGAGTATTGATCTTCAGTGATATCAACAGTGCCGGTGGTTTTGATATTTATAGGGTTGCTTTGGCGATTGCCGTTGCGCTGTTTGTTCAAGTCACACTATCGACTTCATTGGGTGGTTTACTGCCGATTCTAGCGCGAGTGTGTAAACTGGACCCAGCGGTGCTTGTGAGTCCAGTATTAGCGTCAGTTGTCGATATTTCAGGTATGTGGATTTACTTTAGCGTAGTCAATTACTTCTTAGGACTAAACTGACTGTATTTGAGCACATCCTGATAGAACATTTGTTCAAACTGAGTGATTGGGGCGATGGTAGGTTTATCATCGCCCTTTTTGTCTGGTAAGTAGTCGGCGACAAACTGTACAAACAGCGTTGTTGGTTGGCCTGATTTATCTAAGCCATAACCTGCCATATTATAGCTACCATAAACCGAACCACTTTTGGCGACTAATTGACCCTTGATTGGCGCATTCCGCATACTGCTGCGGTACTTCAGTGTTCCGTTCTCACCAGCGGTGGGCATCAAGTCGACCAATCCTAATGTTTTGTCATGTTGCCAGATATAGCGCAGCACTGCCGCCATATCTTCACTGGTAAAACGGTTATTTCGCGAGAGTCCCGAGCCATCGGTGATCTTATTACGTTCTAGGTTAATCCCCGTCTGCTCGAGAATGACTTGTTTGATGGTTTGTGTCCCATTGTTATAGCTACCCGCTTGAGAAAAGTATTTGGCACCTAATGCTTTGGTTAGGTTGTCAGCGATGAGGTTGTCTGATTTTCTCAGCATGGTACGCAGTAAATCAGGCAACTTAGCGGAGTTATGGGTGGCTAACGGCTGATAATGGTTTGATGGGGGGGAGCCAATACGAATATTGCCATCAAGTTTTATATCAAGCTCACTTAGTAAGCTATGCACAGTGCGTTGTGTATATAGTGCCGGGTCTTGGACCGCAAACTTAAGAGGCAGGGGCTTACTGCGTTCAACAAGGCACCCTTGCAGTTGATAATGATTATCTGGCGAGACTTGCAGCTCCAAATCACAGCGAGTTTGCTCCTGTTGTTGTTTTGAGACAGTGATTGCTGTTGAGCTGACATAGATCGGAAAATGCTCTGGGGTATAGACGCGCGTTGAACCATTTTTGTTGGTGTAAATGGAGGCATTAACACAGTTTTCATCTAAAGAGACTGCGGAAGAAGGGGCGCTGTAGCAAACACCGATAATGTCCCAAGGCCACCCAATGGCTCTTTCGTACCCACTAAAGGCGCTATTATCTAACCAGATATCACCACGAATACGGCTAATACCTTGTTGTTTGCCTAAAGCCAGTAACTGTTTAAGATCTTCGCGTTGTAGGGTTGGGTCGCCACTGAAACGAATCACCACATCTCTTTGATCGCTCGCCAGTTCAGTTTTGAACTGGAAATCATCGCCCAATGCCAATTTAGTGGCTAATGCCGTGACCACTTTAAGGGTACTGGCTGGCGGAAAGAACTGGCTACGATTGGATGTAGTGAGATAAGGAGTTTCACCGTTAAGCGGCTCTATTGCGATGGAAACTCGACTTCCTTGGGGTAAGTAGTCGAGTGGTGCATAAGCTATGCTGTTGGTGGCG
This is a stretch of genomic DNA from Vibrio panuliri. It encodes these proteins:
- the erpA gene encoding iron-sulfur cluster insertion protein ErpA, with the translated sequence MSEANIPLTFSDAAAKRVNTLIAEEENPNLKLRVYITGGGCSGFQYGFTFDENVNDGDTTIVNSGVTLVVDPMSLQYLIGGEVDYTEGLEGSRFFVNNPNATTTCGCGASFSV
- the dacB gene encoding serine-type D-Ala-D-Ala carboxypeptidase, producing the protein MSFSRHLLLASSIALFATNSIAYAPLDYLPQGSRVSIAIEPLNGETPYLTTSNRSQFFPPASTLKVVTALATKLALGDDFQFKTELASDQRDVVIRFSGDPTLQREDLKQLLALGKQQGISRIRGDIWLDNSAFSGYERAIGWPWDIIGVCYSAPSSAVSLDENCVNASIYTNKNGSTRVYTPEHFPIYVSSTAITVSKQQQEQTRCDLELQVSPDNHYQLQGCLVERSKPLPLKFAVQDPALYTQRTVHSLLSELDIKLDGNIRIGSPPSNHYQPLATHNSAKLPDLLRTMLRKSDNLIADNLTKALGAKYFSQAGSYNNGTQTIKQVILEQTGINLERNKITDGSGLSRNNRFTSEDMAAVLRYIWQHDKTLGLVDLMPTAGENGTLKYRSSMRNAPIKGQLVAKSGSVYGSYNMAGYGLDKSGQPTTLFVQFVADYLPDKKGDDKPTIAPITQFEQMFYQDVLKYSQFSPKK
- a CDS encoding efflux RND transporter permease subunit, which translates into the protein MFSLIDAALSRTRTMMVLLVFILIAGVITYVTIPKESSPDITIPIIYVSVGHQGISPVDAERLLVRPIEQELRSIEGVKEMTATASEGHASVMLEFSVGVDLNKAMADVREAVDLAKPKLPEDSDEPTVNEVTLAAEEPVLSLVLYGTVPERTIVQIARRLQDKLESYRQVLEVDIAGDREDIVEIIVDPLLMESYGLDQADIYNLIALNNRVVAAGFVDTGYGRFSVKVPSVFDSIKDVLELPIKVDGKQVITFADVATVRRAFRDPESYARLDGESAVVLDVSKRAGENIIETVALVKAVLSEAQKSTQWPDNLLVKYTWDQSDDVKMMLNDLQNNILSAIILVVIVIIAILGMRTALLVGISIPGSFLAGLLALSVFGVTINIIVLFSFIMAVGMLVDGAIVVTEFADRRMQEGTPRKQAYRDAAKRMAWPITASTATTLAAFAPLLFWPDITGEFMKFLPLTLIATLFASLVMAMLFVPVLGGMFGKPQHVTQVSRERMVALHDGDFSQATGITKLYYQTLNVALSHPVKILLLAVALAFGVGAAYNKAGLGAEFFPEVDPPFFTVKVRSYGDLSINEKDNIMRDIEQMMLGHDEFESVYTRTGGDDEIGQIQITPVDWQYRRKVKTIIEELKQQTDQYAGVEIEYKFPDAGPPVESDLVIEMSALNLNDLDSAAKQVREWANNYAALTNISDNSSKDGIDWQIDIRRDDASRFAADATLVGNTVQFVTNGLKIGDYLPDDSNEEVDIIVRYPEDKRDIGKFDELRVKTAMGMVPLTNFASIVPDHKQDTIHRVDGHRIISIKADIKEGYNLALELPKIDEALSQIDFVDGVEFKLRGQNEEQENSSAFLQSAFLVALVVMALILITQFNSFYQAFLILSAVLFSTVGVFAGLLIFQRPFGVVMSGIGVIALAGIVVNNNIVLIDTYNQLRRRGLEKREAILRTGVQRLRPVLLTTVTTILGLLPMVLEMNIDLINQKVEFGAPSTQWWSQLATAVSGGLAFATLLTLVLTPCLLMLGRNQLPQEDDSPVAAEQP
- the tyrS gene encoding tyrosine--tRNA ligase; protein product: MASIEAALAEIKRGVEELIPEDELIAKLKEGRPLRIKLGADPTAPDIHLGHTVIFNKLRTFQELGHEVTFLIGDFTAMVGDPSGKNTTRPPLSREQVLQNAETYKEQVFKILDPAKTTISFNSEWLSELGAEGMIRLASHQTVARMLERDDFKKRYAGGQPIAIHEFMYPLLQGYDSVAMETDVELGGTDQKFNLLMGRELQKANGQKPQAVLMMPLLVGLDGEKKMSKSANNYIGISEAPSEMFGKIMSISDDLMWSYYELLSFRPLGEIVQFKADVAEGKNPRDIKILLAKEIIARFHTEADADAAEQEFINRFAKNQIPEDMPEFEFAAETPVANLLKEAGLCASTSDAMRMVKQGAAKMDGEKVADAKLTPAAGTYVFQVGKRKFARITIK
- a CDS encoding magnesium transporter produces the protein MTVMNNIYVENSPNFSVEEIGAARNAFLKYDQAQQVDLLKVMPLEEAVAILQHCSVGYVQRLISDLALQGKDKLARHYANRLGLIYSEGMPSQSYLTTSVGQHVKQRIGWIIGLALMGILSGLIIAQYEDTLSQLVLLAVYMPVIAAAGGNTGTQAATIVIRGLATGEIRKRQWLSVLWKESRVAICLAVAVALVIVGRVLIFSDINSAGGFDIYRVALAIAVALFVQVTLSTSLGGLLPILARVCKLDPAVLVSPVLASVVDISGMWIYFSVVNYFLGLN
- the hemL gene encoding glutamate-1-semialdehyde 2,1-aminomutase; the protein is MTKSADLYEKAQKTIPGGVNSPVRAFNGVGGAPVFVERADGPLIFDADGKAYIDYVGSWGPMILGHNHVAIREAVIAAAQRGLSFGAPTELEINMAELVSELVPSMEQVRMVSSGTEATMSAIRLARGFTGRDKIIKFEGCYHGHADSLLVKAGSGALTLGQPSSPGVPADFAKYTLTATFNDLDSVRELFAANKDEIACIIVEPVAGNMNCIPPVDGFHQGLREICDQEGALLIFDEVMTGFRVALGGAQAHYNIKPDLTTLGKVIGGGMPVGAFGGRRDVMQYIAPTGPVYQAGTLSGNPVAMAAGFACLNVLRAEGNEERLAYITKQLAEGFKQLADKHGVPLVVNQVGGMFGFFFTDQETVTCYEDVTKCDVERFKRFFHLMLDYGVYLAPSAFEASFTSLAHGSKEIEATLSAADRCFAILAQEAK
- a CDS encoding efflux RND transporter periplasmic adaptor subunit; the protein is MAKLSIFRFLSVRPVFISLILVVLLGIWLAMGVNSHSQEVTPSTAEQEREVPLARVSFNTFNAQSTHKTIDLYGRTAPDREAKLGAEIAGKIVNLVVNKGDRVKRNQVIAVIDKGDLAIQLKRAEAMLTVREKEFKAAQSLKSKGLQGEVAFANAQALLVEAKAVVSNAKLALRNTQVKAPFDGVVDHLFIEQGDFVGIGDPVATLIDLDKIVIEADVSERHIQEIKINQPATVRFINGQTTQGVVRYIARVSSSSTNTFPIEVEVENPQQLIPAGVSTEVELNLQDQLAVKITPAMLALDEAGNLGVKTLIEQNTVKFIPIQLVKAEQDGVWLTGLGEQVDIITTGQGFVRDGDQVIAVPSTESKAQ